A window of Candidatus Thermoplasmatota archaeon genomic DNA:
GCCGATGCAAATTGAAAGGCAGAATATTTGAAAGATTCCAGAAAGGTTGAATAGCCACCCATGTTTATGAGGGTGAGGATAACCATTCCGGAAAAAATGATGAAAAGAAGGGCCTGTGTCTGGACATCTTTAAAAAATTTTTTTATTTTTTTGTTGAGGAGGTCATAATGGGCAGCGAATGATATTGCACCTGCTACCATTAAAGGAATTATCACTATCTGAATAATAGTTCCATAAGAAGCAATGCCGTCGTCTTTGACGGAAAAGCCCCCGGTGGCCAACCCGGTCATCGCATGATTTATGGCCTCCCAAACGGGCATCCCAGCAATGAAAAGTGCAAGTATCGCTATCCCAGTATAAAGCAAAAATATCCACCATATGCTTTTTACGGTAGATATGACGCTGGGGTGAATTTTTTCTTCTCTTGCTTCGGAGCGGTAAAGAGTGAAAGAGCCCGTACCGGGGCGTGCAAGAATGATAAGCGTAAGTACAATCACACCGACGCCGCCGACCCACTGGGTAAATGTTCGCCAGAATTGGATGGTATAAGGCAATTCGCTTTCTTTAGCTATCATAGTCAATCCTGTCCCGGTCCATCCTGCGACAGCCTCAAAAAAAGATGAGAGAAAATCCATATTTTCTATGAAATAAAAGGGTATTGTCGAAATTAAGGAAATAATCAGCCAGGATAGGGCAGCAATCGCCATCGCATGTTTTATTTTTGGCTCTCCATCTCCCCTTCCAAGAAGCCTGAAAAAACCGCCGACCGAAAAAAATGTAAGCACCGTCACTATCATCCAGAGAGCGTTTTCGTGTTCTTTGAAAATTAGCGGAATAATACTTGCGAAAATAGTTGCTATTCCAACAGTAAGCAAGATAGCCCCCGTATCTCTTAAAATGATTTTTGCATTTTTCATTTAATTCAAAATTTATTTTTTCTTGGAAAACAATTCCATTGCCTTATCTATTTTATCTTCCCTTGCC
This region includes:
- a CDS encoding TrkH family potassium uptake protein; translation: MKNAKIILRDTGAILLTVGIATIFASIIPLIFKEHENALWMIVTVLTFFSVGGFFRLLGRGDGEPKIKHAMAIAALSWLIISLISTIPFYFIENMDFLSSFFEAVAGWTGTGLTMIAKESELPYTIQFWRTFTQWVGGVGVIVLTLIILARPGTGSFTLYRSEAREEKIHPSVISTVKSIWWIFLLYTGIAILALFIAGMPVWEAINHAMTGLATGGFSVKDDGIASYGTIIQIVIIPLMVAGAISFAAHYDLLNKKIKKFFKDVQTQALLFIIFSGMVILTLINMGGYSTFLESFKYSAFQFASALTCTGFQTADVVSWSSSAKMILSFAMVIGGAAGSTAGGIKLFRAVLLAKGAGWRIKRIFLPPKSSFSHKLGGKILSNEEAMEEVNEAATMSFLWMILLFIGVIVLLLTTGGSLDNVIFEVCSAQGNVGLSTNITSIDMNSVAKFMLIINMLIGRLEIIPILVLLRSIIAGRSIF